One Nostoc sp. UHCC 0302 DNA window includes the following coding sequences:
- a CDS encoding secondary thiamine-phosphate synthase enzyme YjbQ, which yields MPIINKLIEIETKPGINIHNITQQIQEFIDSASIKNGQALVFSRHTTTALAINENEVRLLEDVRVFLQKLAPESDRYLHNDLHLRDVPEDEPINAHSHLIAMMLNTSETIPVVDGKLALGTWQSVLFFELDGPRKRTVFIQISGE from the coding sequence AGCCAGGAATTAATATTCATAATATAACGCAACAAATTCAAGAATTTATTGATTCAGCATCAATTAAAAATGGTCAAGCTTTAGTATTTTCTCGACACACTACAACCGCTTTAGCTATTAATGAAAATGAAGTTAGATTGTTAGAAGATGTCAGAGTATTCTTACAGAAATTAGCACCCGAATCAGACCGATACTTACATAATGACTTGCATTTAAGAGATGTCCCAGAAGATGAACCAATTAATGCTCATTCTCACTTGATTGCAATGATGCTAAACACTAGTGAAACAATTCCCGTTGTGGATGGAAAATTAGCTTTGGGAACTTGGCAATCTGTATTGTTTTTTGAATTGGATGGGCCTCGTAAAAGGACTGTGTTTATACAAATTTCTGGAGAGTAA
- a CDS encoding SDR family oxidoreductase has protein sequence MVENFGAYLLTSYIFLAGASRGVGREIAKQLTAQNFKLKALLRTDAAAAELEALNIQVVLGDALNIDDVERAILTGEPIHAVISTIGGLPVDSERADFLGNKNLIDAAVKGGVQKFILVSSIGSGNSAVALPPQALKTLGPVLTEKDKAEKHLIASGLTYTIIRPGGLKSEPATGNGILTEDPRIAGSINRADVAQLVVRSLNSQRTNNKVLSAIDRNMLFGQPEFAELSLE, from the coding sequence ATAGTAGAAAATTTCGGTGCCTACCTACTTACATCTTACATTTTTCTGGCTGGGGCAAGTCGCGGTGTTGGCCGAGAGATTGCTAAACAATTGACAGCACAAAATTTCAAGTTAAAAGCACTCCTGAGAACTGATGCTGCTGCTGCTGAACTGGAAGCATTGAATATTCAGGTAGTTTTGGGAGATGCTTTAAATATTGATGATGTAGAACGTGCAATACTCACAGGTGAACCTATCCACGCTGTTATCAGTACTATTGGCGGGTTGCCTGTAGACAGTGAAAGAGCTGACTTTCTCGGTAATAAAAATTTGATTGATGCCGCAGTCAAAGGTGGAGTGCAAAAGTTTATTCTTGTGTCTTCCATTGGCAGCGGCAATAGTGCTGTTGCTTTGCCTCCTCAAGCTTTGAAAACACTGGGGCCTGTATTAACTGAAAAAGATAAAGCTGAAAAACACTTAATTGCTAGTGGATTAACTTACACAATTATCCGTCCTGGTGGATTAAAGTCAGAACCAGCAACAGGCAATGGCATATTAACTGAAGATCCGCGTATTGCTGGCAGTATCAATCGTGCAGATGTCGCGCAGTTGGTTGTCCGCTCTTTAAATTCTCAGCGCACTAATAATAAAGTATTATCAGCAATTGACCGAAATATGCTGTTTGGGCAGCCAGAGTTTGCGGAGTTAAGTTTGGAGTAG
- a CDS encoding IS630 family transposase (programmed frameshift) has product MGARLRVFLTPEQDQTLLNLRKQDVPQKVKDRAEIIRLNAHGWYVEKIADHFDCHKKTVTKVLHQWQKLGTEGLWESPGRGGKPKWLEDDMIFLEECLRNEPRTYNSSQLALKLKTERNVEMSADRLRRVLKKGVDWKRTRKSHKGKQDPVARANKQADLDMLELAAATGEIDLKYLDESGFCMWSEPSYTYYFRGEQKRLEQTKRRGRRLSIIGLLQPLISFVYGLVIGGVDRKSYIEMMEKEAKQAQETGRISVIVQDNGPIHRCQEVQQLWKKWESQGLYIFFLPKYCSEMNPIELEWQHLKKDELSGQAFDDELDLAYAVINGVQARGKKNNHNTHRVKFSSRLST; this is encoded by the exons ATGGGTGCGCGTTTAAGGGTATTTCTGACTCCTGAGCAAGACCAAACTTTACTAAATCTGAGAAAACAGGATGTACCACAGAAAGTCAAAGACAGGGCGGAAATAATCAGGCTAAATGCACATGGTTGGTATGTAGAGAAGATAGCAGATCACTTTGATTGTCACAAAAAAACAGTCACAAAAGTTTTGCATCAATGGCAAAAACTGGGCACAGAAGGGCTTTGGGAATCTCCTGGGCGAGGGGGGAAACCAAAGTGGCTTGAGGATGACATGATATTTTTAGAAGAATGCCTCAGAAACGAGCCACGCACATACAATAGTTCTCAGTTAGCTTTGAAGTTGAAAACAGAACGCAACGTTGAGATGAGTGCCGACAGATTAAGACGGGTACTC AAAAAGGGGGTCGATTGGAAACGGACAAGGAAAAGCCATAAAGGAAAACAAGACCCAGTAGCACGAGCAAACAAGCAAGCAGACCTAGACATGTTGGAATTAGCTGCTGCCACTGGTGAAATAGACCTGAAATACCTAGACGAGTCAGGGTTCTGTATGTGGAGCGAACCTAGTTATACATATTACTTTAGAGGTGAGCAAAAACGGTTAGAACAGACTAAACGCCGTGGTCGCAGATTAAGTATTATCGGGCTTCTCCAACCTTTAATCAGTTTTGTTTACGGTTTAGTTATCGGTGGTGTTGACCGTAAATCTTATATAGAAATGATGGAGAAAGAAGCCAAACAAGCCCAAGAAACTGGACGTATCAGCGTGATTGTGCAAGATAACGGGCCAATACATCGCTGCCAAGAAGTTCAACAATTGTGGAAAAAATGGGAAAGTCAGGGTTTGTACATCTTTTTTCTCCCGAAATATTGCTCAGAAATGAATCCAATTGAATTGGAATGGCAACATCTCAAGAAAGATGAGTTATCCGGGCAAGCATTTGATGATGAGCTAGATCTCGCTTACGCCGTCATCAATGGTGTTCAAGCTAGAGGAAAAAAAAACAATCACAACACACATCGTGTAAAATTTAGCTCTAGATTATCAACTTAA
- a CDS encoding dienelactone hydrolase: MLVRAFFEAAKVESAKSPYDTVHLKIFYPAKMSGSHLEKDMGIVPVDPEQAPFPVVIFFNGVNCEAQKYQWLAVELAKRGLVIVLFNWIAENIPGIVGLTPGVDLANWNPEVYGTAPTAAALPAILAKLEDLQTKGILAGTLDLQRIILGGHSAGGRVAIENADRSFFPQVSAAFAYGAHNTGGVALGYEPGTMLPLPDTLPLLLIGGTCDGVIANSSDRYGVDSGNATTPVIRTFTEAIAGGRNDSYLVLLEGANHFSMADSLDSTTGRPFLDFPATQPQENFRLLMGEIIGLFIDTHIRLQPEASQQLEQLLNATNPLIKSFERK; encoded by the coding sequence ATGCTAGTTCGTGCTTTTTTTGAAGCTGCCAAGGTTGAGAGTGCTAAATCCCCTTACGATACAGTTCATCTGAAAATTTTTTATCCAGCAAAAATGTCTGGGAGTCATCTAGAAAAGGATATGGGAATTGTACCTGTAGATCCAGAACAGGCTCCTTTTCCGGTAGTGATTTTCTTCAATGGTGTTAACTGTGAAGCCCAAAAATACCAATGGCTAGCAGTTGAACTAGCTAAACGGGGGCTGGTGATAGTTCTATTTAACTGGATAGCGGAAAACATTCCTGGAATTGTTGGCTTGACTCCTGGGGTTGATTTGGCGAACTGGAACCCAGAAGTCTATGGTACTGCTCCGACTGCTGCGGCTTTGCCAGCAATTTTAGCGAAACTGGAAGACTTACAGACAAAGGGGATTTTAGCAGGGACGCTTGACTTACAACGAATTATTTTAGGCGGACACTCGGCTGGTGGGAGAGTAGCCATAGAAAATGCCGATCGCAGTTTTTTCCCGCAAGTCAGTGCGGCTTTTGCTTACGGCGCACATAACACTGGCGGGGTGGCTTTAGGGTATGAGCCAGGTACTATGTTACCGTTACCAGACACCTTACCCCTGCTACTGATAGGAGGAACCTGTGATGGAGTGATTGCTAATAGCAGCGATCGCTATGGTGTAGATTCTGGTAATGCTACCACCCCAGTCATCCGGACATTCACTGAAGCGATCGCAGGGGGACGAAATGACAGCTATCTAGTACTTCTAGAAGGAGCAAATCACTTTTCGATGGCTGATAGCCTAGACTCTACTACAGGTAGACCCTTTCTTGACTTCCCCGCCACCCAACCCCAAGAAAACTTCCGTCTGCTGATGGGTGAAATCATTGGCTTGTTTATTGATACTCATATTCGCCTTCAACCAGAAGCTTCCCAGCAGCTAGAACAATTGCTTAATGCTACTAATCCTCTGATAAAATCCTTTGAGCGGAAGTAG
- a CDS encoding WD40 repeat domain-containing protein, whose amino-acid sequence MDWISLLKAQQADFLQRVKKLKTYDLSLLESQVKGCHTEVMAFWGGPLAKILEFSRQQAEIISKNPPPTPPEYPEPPDWVIPFPSYFQQQAEDYFLREQIVEQVIAERLGKLLIKVPQDTLQNIVLDDEGNLRGESKFSYVVKNNPELSVLVYVADGESFNGIKKNKIRWSVTQEDLKNHQLLIFLCLLYPFAGKLGYEKQAVITGFLPSNQIELTEPKLYISPSNLLYAGGLSWYLESLTTKKEAPPVVDERTTAETIQTLPPEHILKEIVGDWECWQTLQGHTRGINCLAFSSYKNGKTTPILASGSRGETKLWDLSKGILIDTLSEQPWVMSGLVDEVNSLAFSSDGQTLASCGADSTIKIWHVGALDLIDILHKHNGIVRCVAFTPDGRMLATGGDDRKILFWDLMQRQVAIALSLDDTAAHSLVLSQDGQTLVTGSYRKIKVWDTSTPTRGKNLKEQETEPLHMLMGHSHIVSSLAMSEDGKLLVSGSWDQTIKIWQLETGKLLRTLKGHRDRVYAIALSPDGQIIASGSADKTIKLWHLQTGELLGTFTGHGNTVTALAFTASGEMLVSGSLDKTIKIWQRS is encoded by the coding sequence ATGGACTGGATTAGCTTACTAAAAGCTCAACAAGCTGACTTTCTTCAACGTGTGAAAAAACTCAAGACTTACGACTTGTCTTTGTTGGAAAGTCAAGTCAAAGGTTGCCACACCGAGGTTATGGCATTTTGGGGAGGGCCATTGGCAAAAATCCTGGAATTTTCTCGTCAACAAGCAGAGATTATCTCCAAAAATCCACCGCCAACGCCACCTGAATATCCTGAACCTCCCGATTGGGTGATTCCTTTTCCCAGCTACTTCCAGCAGCAAGCGGAAGATTATTTTTTACGAGAGCAAATCGTTGAACAGGTGATAGCTGAACGCCTGGGCAAGCTGCTAATAAAAGTCCCACAAGATACCTTACAAAACATCGTCTTAGATGATGAAGGTAATTTGCGTGGCGAAAGTAAATTTTCTTACGTGGTTAAGAATAATCCCGAACTGAGTGTTTTAGTTTACGTTGCTGATGGCGAAAGTTTTAACGGTATTAAGAAAAACAAAATCAGATGGTCGGTTACTCAAGAGGATTTAAAAAATCACCAATTATTAATTTTTCTATGTTTGCTTTATCCATTTGCAGGTAAATTAGGTTACGAAAAGCAAGCTGTAATTACAGGGTTTTTACCTTCAAATCAAATAGAATTAACTGAACCAAAACTGTACATTTCTCCCAGTAACTTGTTGTATGCAGGGGGATTGAGTTGGTATTTAGAATCATTAACTACTAAAAAAGAAGCACCACCAGTAGTTGATGAAAGAACAACGGCAGAGACAATTCAAACTTTGCCCCCAGAGCATATTCTTAAAGAAATTGTAGGTGATTGGGAATGTTGGCAAACTCTCCAAGGGCATACTAGAGGAATTAATTGCCTTGCCTTTAGTTCATATAAGAATGGCAAAACTACGCCCATATTGGCTAGTGGTAGTCGTGGAGAGACAAAGTTATGGGATTTAAGTAAAGGTATATTAATAGATACATTATCAGAACAGCCTTGGGTGATGTCTGGGCTGGTGGATGAAGTAAATTCCTTGGCGTTCAGTTCTGATGGGCAAACTTTAGCAAGTTGTGGTGCAGACTCTACGATTAAGATTTGGCACGTAGGCGCATTAGACTTGATAGATATTTTGCATAAGCATAATGGGATAGTGCGGTGTGTTGCTTTTACGCCAGATGGCAGGATGTTAGCTACTGGTGGGGATGACAGAAAAATTCTATTTTGGGATTTAATGCAACGTCAGGTAGCGATCGCACTCTCTTTAGATGATACCGCGGCTCACTCTCTGGTTTTGAGTCAAGACGGGCAAACTCTGGTTACAGGTAGCTACCGCAAAATCAAAGTTTGGGATACCTCAACCCCAACGAGGGGAAAAAATCTCAAAGAGCAAGAAACAGAACCGCTGCATATGTTGATGGGTCATTCTCACATCGTTAGTTCACTGGCGATGAGTGAAGATGGTAAACTACTCGTCAGCGGTAGCTGGGATCAGACGATAAAAATTTGGCAGTTAGAAACTGGGAAATTACTTCGCACCCTCAAAGGTCATAGAGATAGAGTATATGCGATCGCTTTAAGTCCTGATGGACAAATTATCGCCAGTGGTAGTGCTGATAAAACCATCAAATTATGGCATCTACAAACTGGGGAATTGCTGGGTACGTTTACAGGACATGGCAACACAGTCACAGCATTAGCTTTTACCGCTTCTGGTGAGATGTTGGTTAGCGGCAGTTTGGATAAGACAATTAAAATTTGGCAACGGAGTTAG
- a CDS encoding pentapeptide repeat-containing protein yields MAMTKLWKFLRNIQELNWTQGVEVTKTGAEAAKAVLDLAKAIKEQKPNVQNFKPYLEQISSLLDVFNSPLGQITKEVIPFAPIAITILKFIVDATDKEPSLENCVLLVSQAAYIDSFQDILKQDSELLKKIDPNFPASHALALQIQTLGEQEFEQREVKKAILYFHESQLAESFNQILQQRLQEAGLDETEAKTLTERVARHTDDKMQDALVEVGEKADKLWKWYSAGGKEKLEKNLDIEDYLEKIIQPKPEENIFDETHITFRDLYVPLQVKQVDTKDDANVELEAWVKAILNDADTKQKQVLFIQGEAGRGKSVFCRMFADWVRRELHPTFTPILIRLRDLRVLKDNLTDTLENYLQHLDFVTSDSGWLTDKNTRFLFFLDGFDELLLEGRASGGLKEFLEQVEQYQKDRLCHHQFLVTGRPLALQGIERFLSQTKSLKRVELQPMDDSLRQIWLEKWAVATQVNKSEFEEFLQACPDEVKDNLAREPLLLYLLARMHRDKRLNVQMFAGADGIKAKIRIYDEAVKWVLEKQRDSENQNDNSRLTGLESEDLRQFLTEAALCVVQSGNDCARVTMLEARLKDSNNPAAKLIQQARQENASQKNQQDKLLNNLLTAFYIKPASGDRGGSVEFVHKSFCEFLLAERLIESFGDWTTKVSKRQREEDLVSTAAMDKQIYDLLGYGNLTPAIAEYLMGLLTESSEFQDVERLCRLFQRLEQFYFRWCDGEFIDADDVNLPQMKKKQLKEQLPERENHLGLREVDVYTGLNVLILLLELHHYSQTKDDLKEKINFYPCGQPNSDQFDSQRLLRLIHYSECLNVSFRDNLRLSFRDANLRGAELWNSNLWDTNLSRADLRGADLTLADLWNTNFSSADLRDARLRSTYLGYTNFSSADLRNADFWNADFSSANLSGANLSGADLSSAELWNADFRAANLEAVVWNSDTKWFNAKRLHEAVGVSSELAKHPAFAAAASLSQGISWVREGKIKEAQQAFKQAQIFDPSLINSAEFWSSICWVGCLYGYAKAVLRFGEKAVTLNPDNKRYQNNRGLARVLTGDLVGALEDFQAAVESNRLDYSDHVKQRRLRWIEALKSGNNPLTPEELEELRQVEG; encoded by the coding sequence ATGGCGATGACGAAACTCTGGAAGTTTTTGCGAAACATTCAGGAGTTGAACTGGACACAAGGGGTAGAGGTAACAAAAACTGGAGCCGAAGCAGCTAAAGCCGTGCTTGATTTGGCAAAAGCAATCAAAGAGCAAAAACCCAACGTTCAAAACTTCAAACCATATCTAGAACAGATTTCGTCGCTATTAGATGTCTTTAATTCTCCTCTCGGTCAAATTACCAAAGAAGTAATTCCCTTTGCACCCATCGCTATTACTATCCTAAAGTTCATTGTTGATGCAACCGACAAAGAGCCAAGTTTAGAAAACTGTGTACTGCTAGTTAGTCAGGCTGCATATATAGATAGCTTTCAGGATATTCTCAAACAAGATTCCGAATTACTCAAGAAAATTGATCCAAACTTCCCAGCTTCTCATGCTTTAGCTTTGCAGATTCAGACATTGGGTGAGCAAGAGTTTGAACAGCGGGAAGTGAAAAAAGCAATTCTCTATTTTCACGAATCTCAACTAGCAGAATCATTTAATCAGATATTACAGCAACGCTTGCAAGAAGCCGGATTAGATGAGACAGAAGCAAAAACCTTAACTGAGCGAGTGGCGCGTCACACCGATGATAAGATGCAAGACGCATTGGTAGAAGTCGGAGAGAAAGCAGACAAACTTTGGAAATGGTACAGTGCCGGAGGAAAAGAAAAGCTAGAGAAAAATCTGGATATTGAAGATTATTTAGAAAAGATAATTCAACCAAAGCCAGAAGAAAACATTTTTGATGAAACCCATATTACCTTTCGCGATTTGTATGTACCGTTGCAAGTCAAACAAGTCGATACTAAAGACGATGCAAATGTTGAATTGGAAGCATGGGTTAAGGCAATACTGAATGATGCAGACACAAAACAGAAACAAGTTTTGTTTATTCAGGGCGAAGCCGGACGGGGCAAAAGTGTCTTTTGTCGGATGTTTGCTGATTGGGTGCGGCGAGAATTGCATCCGACTTTTACCCCAATTCTGATTCGGTTGCGAGATTTGCGCGTACTAAAAGATAACTTAACTGATACTCTAGAAAACTATTTACAACACCTTGATTTTGTCACCAGTGATTCAGGCTGGCTGACCGATAAAAATACTCGCTTTTTATTTTTCTTGGATGGGTTTGATGAGTTGTTGCTGGAAGGACGTGCCAGTGGCGGCTTGAAGGAATTTTTAGAACAGGTGGAACAGTATCAAAAAGACCGCCTTTGTCATCATCAGTTTTTAGTTACTGGTCGTCCTCTAGCCTTGCAAGGAATTGAGCGGTTTCTTTCACAAACCAAAAGCTTAAAGCGCGTCGAACTTCAACCAATGGATGACTCGCTGCGGCAAATATGGCTGGAAAAATGGGCGGTTGCAACTCAAGTTAACAAGAGTGAGTTTGAAGAATTTTTGCAGGCTTGCCCTGATGAAGTCAAAGATAACCTAGCACGAGAACCTTTACTACTCTATTTACTGGCGCGGATGCACCGAGACAAACGTCTCAACGTCCAAATGTTTGCAGGCGCAGACGGTATTAAGGCAAAAATCCGCATCTATGATGAAGCGGTGAAGTGGGTACTAGAAAAACAGCGTGACAGTGAAAATCAGAATGATAACTCCCGCTTGACTGGATTGGAGAGCGAAGATTTGCGGCAATTTCTCACCGAAGCCGCTTTGTGTGTGGTGCAGTCTGGGAATGATTGTGCCAGAGTGACGATGTTAGAAGCACGACTTAAAGACAGTAATAACCCAGCTGCAAAGTTAATTCAGCAAGCGAGACAGGAAAATGCCTCCCAAAAAAATCAACAAGATAAGCTACTCAATAATCTGTTGACGGCATTTTATATTAAACCAGCTTCAGGCGATCGCGGCGGCTCTGTTGAATTTGTCCACAAGAGTTTTTGCGAGTTTTTATTGGCAGAACGGTTAATAGAAAGCTTTGGAGATTGGACAACCAAAGTAAGCAAGCGTCAGCGCGAAGAAGATTTGGTTAGCACAGCCGCGATGGATAAGCAGATTTACGATTTATTAGGTTATGGGAATTTAACGCCTGCGATTGCGGAATATTTGATGGGGTTGTTGACTGAGAGTTCAGAATTTCAAGACGTGGAACGCTTGTGTAGATTGTTTCAAAGATTGGAGCAATTCTATTTTCGTTGGTGCGATGGCGAATTTATTGATGCAGACGATGTAAACCTGCCTCAGATGAAGAAAAAACAATTGAAAGAGCAATTACCAGAGCGAGAAAATCACTTGGGATTGCGAGAAGTGGATGTGTATACAGGGCTGAACGTGTTGATTTTGCTTCTAGAGTTGCATCACTATAGCCAAACAAAAGACGACCTCAAAGAAAAAATCAACTTTTACCCCTGCGGTCAACCTAATAGCGATCAATTTGACTCACAACGCTTGCTGCGTCTTATCCACTACAGTGAGTGTCTGAATGTCTCTTTTAGGGACAACTTAAGATTGTCTTTCAGGGATGCCAACCTCAGAGGTGCCGAGCTGTGGAATTCCAACCTCTGGGATACCAACCTCAGCCGTGCCGACCTCAGGGGTGCCGATCTCACCCTTGCCGACCTCTGGAATACCAACTTCAGCAGTGCCGATCTTAGGGATGCCCGCCTCAGGAGTACCTACCTTGGGTATACCAACTTCAGCAGTGCCGACCTCAGAAATGCCGACTTCTGGAATGCCGATTTCAGCAGTGCTAACCTCAGCGGTGCTAACCTCAGCGGTGCTGACCTCAGCAGTGCCGAACTCTGGAATGCCGACTTTAGGGCTGCCAATCTCGAAGCAGTTGTATGGAACAGTGACACAAAATGGTTTAATGCTAAGAGGCTGCATGAAGCAGTAGGCGTATCTTCAGAGTTAGCGAAACACCCAGCTTTTGCGGCTGCGGCTTCCTTAAGTCAGGGCATCAGTTGGGTAAGAGAAGGCAAAATTAAAGAAGCACAGCAAGCTTTCAAACAAGCCCAAATATTTGACCCTAGTTTGATCAACTCTGCTGAATTTTGGAGTAGTATTTGCTGGGTTGGCTGTTTATACGGTTATGCTAAAGCTGTTCTCCGCTTCGGTGAAAAAGCTGTAACCTTAAACCCTGACAATAAACGCTAT